Proteins co-encoded in one Paracrocinitomix mangrovi genomic window:
- a CDS encoding PorP/SprF family type IX secretion system membrane protein — translation MKRLITTIAVLAVTYLSTAQQDRHFSMFFANPVQLNPGAAGHIDGDLCIFTNYRTQWFTVTANPFRSFSAGVDAKLFDNKLKNGFIGTGINFLNDVSGDAKFSLNVIQVPINYTLDLNKTSQLSLGLQPGFYAQRLNENALYFDNQWTGIDFNTAVSSGETLGAYNLSRFDLSAGLFYDLKTSDRFNMQLGLGGFHLTAQEVSFFQVSEKLYRNFTFYGKAMYRLDDSKLSFHPALFGLFQGPNWELTFGNNFEIELKESSKHTGYFDGMSLSFGVYYRTSDALMTNIIYKAGALGLGVGYDINLSGLTVASKSVGAVELFLKFTPSFAGSAGGAARIQ, via the coding sequence ATGAAAAGATTGATTACTACAATTGCCGTTTTAGCTGTAACATACCTTTCAACAGCTCAACAAGACAGACACTTTAGTATGTTTTTTGCTAATCCGGTTCAATTAAATCCGGGTGCGGCAGGACATATTGATGGTGATTTATGCATATTTACCAATTACAGAACTCAATGGTTTACTGTTACTGCCAATCCGTTCAGAAGCTTTTCAGCCGGAGTTGATGCCAAATTGTTTGATAATAAATTGAAAAATGGTTTTATCGGAACAGGAATCAATTTCTTAAATGATGTTTCAGGAGATGCAAAGTTCAGTTTGAATGTTATTCAGGTTCCAATTAATTACACTTTGGATTTGAATAAAACTTCTCAGTTATCATTGGGGTTACAGCCTGGTTTTTATGCCCAAAGATTGAATGAAAATGCGCTTTATTTTGATAACCAATGGACAGGTATTGACTTCAATACTGCTGTATCAAGTGGGGAAACTTTAGGAGCATATAATTTATCCAGATTTGATTTATCTGCTGGTTTGTTTTATGATTTAAAAACTTCAGACAGATTTAATATGCAATTGGGTCTTGGAGGATTTCACTTAACAGCGCAGGAAGTAAGTTTCTTTCAAGTGTCTGAAAAGTTATACAGAAACTTTACTTTTTATGGTAAGGCAATGTATAGATTAGATGATAGCAAATTATCTTTTCATCCTGCATTATTTGGATTGTTTCAAGGACCAAACTGGGAGTTGACTTTTGGTAACAATTTTGAAATTGAATTAAAAGAAAGTTCTAAGCATACAGGATATTTTGACGGTATGTCCCTATCATTTGGAGTTTATTATAGAACATCAGATGCTTTGATGACAAACATAATATACAAAGCCGGAGCCTTAGGTTTAGGTGTTGGTTATGATATCAATTTATCCGGTTTAACTGTTGCTTCAAAAAGTGTTGGAGCCGTTGAATTGTTCTTAAAATTCACACCTTCATTTGCCGGTTCAGCTGGAGGAGCAGCAAGAATTCAATAG
- a CDS encoding T9SS type A sorting domain-containing protein, with the protein MKKILICFFAIGSFAAFSQEAVSTTGTTVSGSGGTVSYTVGQVAYTAKSNGSSSSNEGVQQTFKIVDDAGVQNQNFLLNVKTFPNPTQDFVQLEIKDLQNQKFTYVLFDANGKELQNAQILSETTILDLANYAKGTYLLKVNKGSEVMRSFTIINN; encoded by the coding sequence ATGAAAAAAATACTTATCTGTTTTTTCGCAATTGGTTCATTTGCTGCATTTTCGCAAGAAGCAGTATCAACAACAGGCACAACAGTTTCTGGTTCGGGTGGAACCGTGAGTTATACTGTAGGTCAAGTTGCTTATACCGCCAAATCAAATGGAAGTAGTTCTTCTAATGAAGGGGTACAACAGACGTTTAAAATTGTTGATGATGCTGGAGTACAAAATCAAAACTTTTTACTGAACGTTAAAACTTTCCCCAATCCTACTCAGGACTTTGTGCAATTAGAAATAAAGGATTTACAAAATCAGAAATTTACATACGTACTTTTTGATGCCAACGGAAAAGAATTACAGAACGCTCAAATTCTTTCTGAAACTACAATTTTAGACCTGGCAAACTATGCAAAAGGCACCTATTTACTAAAAGTAAATAAAGGCTCTGAAGTAATGAGATCATTTACAATTATTAATAACTAA